The Sciurus carolinensis chromosome X, mSciCar1.2, whole genome shotgun sequence DNA segment AAGAGCCCCTACTAAAGGGGACGCACGTCCATCTTGTGGGAAGAGGGAGAGCCAGGGGATCGTGATATGAGTGCTTGAGGAGCAAGCAGAGACTCTGCAAGCTCTGGAGCCTGCACCCATTTGTGGCAgagttcgtgtgtgtgtgtgtgtgtgtgtgtgtgtgtccatgatGTCCCCGCCCTTCCACACCAGCCATGCTAGAGAGTTGGGTGGCCCCATGCTCATGCTGGTGATGGTGCTGGCTCCAGGTCTGAAGACAGTGCCCAAGGAGATCTCACCTGACACCACACTGCTGGACCTGCAGAACAATGACATCTCTGAGCTCCGCAAGGATGACTTCAAAGGCCTCCAGCACCTTTACGTGAGCCCCATCTTTCTGTGGAGTGGGAGGGGTCATGAGGTCATGAGGGGATGTGTTCAGACGGGAGCATATGTATGTGTGGGGTGTGACAGGGTCCTGGGGACCCACAGAGTCCCAAGAGAAGTCAAGCCAGCCATGGTGGGAGCTCCCAAGGTCATGGGTCATGTGTGTGAGTACAGGATAGGATCACTCACTCAGCTCAGTTCACTTTTTTGCTaataatttttcatcttattGGTTCCTCCCAGCAACAAATAAAGAAAGGTTTAATGGTAGCCAGTGTGACAATGGGGAAATGAATCCAGAGAAGCAGCAACTCTGCTGGGCATGAGTGGTGTCTGGGGTACTGGCTCTCACCCCGCATTCTGCCCGTGAGTGCAGACGGAGCCCCCTGAGGCCCAGCCAGTTCAGACACCTCTCGACTGTCATCAGCAGCAAACTCcagaggcagaagaggaggaCAGGACAGAAGGTAGTTGGGGTAGGAAGCTGGGGCATTCACTTCCATCACCTGCCCTGCCTCAGGCACTTGTCCTGGTGAACAACAAGATCTCCAAGATCCACGAAAAGGCCTTCAGCCCCCTGCGGAAGCTGCAGAAGCTTTACATCTCCAAGAATCACCTGGTGGAGATCCCTCCCAACCTGCCCAGCTCCCTGGTGGAACTACGCATTCATGACAACCGCATCCGCAAAGTGCCCAAGGGTGTTTTCAGTGGGCTCCGGAACATGAACTGCATCGGTGAGTTCAGCCCTGGCCTGTGACAGTCCCAAACCTGTCAGCACTGTCAGCAGGCAGAAAGGAGTCAGAGCAGATGGGTCCTGGGCTGTCCAGCATAGCCATGGAGGAGGCCAGCAGACATCACAGAAAACTCCAGATACTTGTCTCAGGGCATGGCTTTAAAGGCTCAGCTCAAGAATCTTGAAACAACTGAAGGAAAGTCAGATGTATTTTTTGGTAAATCACCAATTTCAGTGATCACTGTGGCTAAAGGGAACACGGAGGGTGACTGGGCTGGATGAGaagaattgagaagggtttgggCATAGAGGAGCTGAGGAGCATCTTGGGAGTCCTGTCTTCATTTCTGGGTCTCCTCCCTTTCCACTTACTTCCCTGCTTCCAGAGGCCAAAGCCAAGGCCAGAGCTCTTGGGGTTGATGGTATTGAATAGCTAGGAGTTTGCAATTAGCCAGATAAATTCATGGAACTGCTttcaggagggggtggggagactGGCAATTAGCAGGGTCCGTCATGAAAGTCTGAGCTCAGAAAGCTACAAGCCCTCAGGGTGCTGAGCATCACTGGCTGGCTCCAGGACTGAGAGGGCCTCTCTCCTAGAGATGGGTGGGAACCCCCTGGAGAACAGTGGCTTTGAACCTGGAGCCTTTGATGGGCTGAAGCTGAACTACCTGCGCATCTCAGAGGCCAAGCTCACCGGCATCCCTAAAGGTAGGAAGGTGACCCTTCCTTTGCATCCTGCCTCACCTTCAGGAACACAAATGGGGCAGGGGGATGGGGCTGAAACTACACAGTCTGCTTGAGGCAGGATTCTGCAGGACCCTCCCCtcagcagaggcagagagagggcctttgccacacacacacacacacacacccagcatCTGTGTTCATCTTCAAGCACCCTCTTTTCTGAGCAGATCTCCCTGAGACCCTGAATGAACTGCATCTGGACCACAACAAAATCCAGGCTATCGAGCTGGAGGACCTGCTCCGCTACTCCAAGCTGTACAGGTGGGGCTGGGCGGGGCGGCACCAGAGACCCGCCAGCACCCCAATCCATGGTCCTTTTCCACTCCAGACTGAATACCTCTCGTTTTTCCATctgcaggctgggcctgggccacAACCAGATCCGGATGATCGAGAACGGGAGCCTGAGTTTTCTGCCCACCCTGCGGGAGCTGCACTTAGACAACAACAAGCTGTCCAGAGTGCCTGCTGGTCTCCCGGACCTCAAGCTCCTCCAGGTGAGAGTTGGATTTAGGCAGCCCCTGGGCATCGGCTTCTCTAAGGCTGGTGTTGGGGTAGCGTCCTGTCTCCAGAGTTGTCTTTAGGCTCCCTGCCCCTTTTGCAGGGGGGATCCAGGGTACAAAGCAGGACAGGACCTGGCCATGCAGCTGGCCAGTCATTTCTGCTCTTTGGGTCCTTTCTCCTCATCTGGGAGGGAGAAGTCCCCACTCTCTCTCCCTTGGCACCAACACCCCTTGTTTGTACTGAGACTGTGCCACCCTCCATCTGCAGGACCTCTGTCTTTGTCTTGGCTTCCAGGCATATGGGTCAACTTGGCCTTACCCGGCCCTGCCCTGGGCCTCAGCCCCATTCAAAATGGTAGGAGCATTACCATCTCCTACGCAGTGCAGCCCATGCTGGGCTGACTCTGCCCTCTAGTGGCCTGAGACCTCTCTGCCATCGCTGGGCTCCTAACCCAACCCCTTAGACCTCCCTTGTCCTACTCTGCTCCTCCCCAAGAGAGCAGCTTCTGCTAGGGGACGAATGCTCCAAGGTCtcagaggaagggaaggacaCCCTGAGGGCTCTTTCTCCTCTCACACCTGGTGGGCCTCTGGAATGAGTGGGTTCTTTGCTGGAGGCAGGCCTGGAGCCCAGGGAATCCAAAGAGAGAACCGGGGGCCCTCTGAGAGCCTGAGGTACCacctttcttttatatatatatgtatttttagttagAGACGggcacaatacttttattttatttgtttatctttatgtggtgctgaggatcggacccagtgcttcacatgtactgggaaagtgctctaccactgagccacaaccccaggcccagtACCACCTTTCTTGCATGGACATCATGTCAGGATCCATTTTTGCTTCCTATAGCCCTGTTCCACCTGACACAGCCCCTCATGACACCTCTGGCccaggccccagccccaccctgacATGTCCCCCATTTCCCACTCACCACACCTCTCACCTGAGTCCCTCATGCTGGGCACACATCAGTGCCTAATACCCACCCAACATACCCAAGCCTAAGTTTCCTTCTCCCATCCATGAGGAGAATCCCAAACTGGACCTGAAAAGGTGGTGCAGATATACTACAATGAGATGATACCCAGGAAGCAGCCGGTGGGCCCCAGCGTGGAGGCAGGCCCCAGCCCCTTCTGTGTCTGTCCTCCATTTGATCTTTGGCCCACAGCACCCACCCACGTTGGGACAGACTGTGGAGGGTGGCCTGGGGTTACTGGACCCTAACTGCATGCCTCAGCCACATGTCTGTGCCCCCAGGTGGTCTATCTGCACTCCAACAACATCACCAAGGTGGGCGTCAACGACTTCTGCCCTGTGGGCTTCGGGGTCAAGCGGGCCTACTACAATGGCATCAGCCTCTTCAACAATCCTGTGCCGTATTGGGAGGTGCAACCAGCCACCTTCCGCTGCGTCACCGACCGCCTGGCCATCCAGTTTGGCAACTACAAAAAGTAGAGGCAGTGGCAGCCACCATGGTGGCCTTGGTTGGGGTCTCTCGGGAACACATCCAGATGTTCCAGAGGGGAAGGCAAAGCAAAGAAGTGAAGCCCCCCACATTTGGTCCCCAACCTTGACTCACTGCCCCATCACAGCCTCTTCCTGGCTCCCAAGCGTGCAGGTGGACGTAAGGCCTGGCCTGCATCACCTGCCGTTCAGCTTCCAAGCTGCCCTGCTCACCCACCATGGCCACTCAGAGGCACCCCTACAAAGCTTTCTCGTTCACCCTGAAACCCCATGGTCAGAGGCTCCAGCCCTAGGAAAACAATCCGTGGGTCTGTGGGGCTGGAGAGGTTAGCAGGGATGGAGATGACGGGCTCTGCCATGGCCACCACCCTGCCCAGGCTTGTATCCTCCTCCTCATCTGCTTCCAGCCTCCCACCTCTCCTGGGCCTGTCTGTTGCACTTGGCCTCTCGTGCCCCACTTCAGCCAGTTCATGGCCTATCCATCCCAGTTACCTTGCTCTACTGGTCACTGGACTAGTCCCcccttaaacacacacacacacacacacacacacacacacacacacacacatgcaccctgACTTTTCCTGGGCTGGCTCTTCTTTCCATTTCAGCCCCCTGCCCAGCCTCTACCTGGGCAGGCCTGGGACAGCTGCCTCCCTTGCTGTCCTGCTGGGGTCTTGCCCCCAGTCTGGAGGAGGCTGGAGGTGAAAGCCAGGAAGGTGGTCATACTCCACTCTCAAGGGCCACCAGAGTACTGAGCACCAGTTTCCATTGGCTCCCACCTCCCCCCATGATGGTCGGGTCCCCTTCCCTCACCTCCTGGTCCCTGCTGTGGCAGCTGTGAGCAGTCACACCCCGCTCAAGGAGGGCTACTTTTGAGGTTGGTTGTCTTTCAATTAAAGAAACACTGTGCAATAAGGGCTCTGTGTGCCACTGCTCTTGGGacagcactggggaccaagcAGAGAGGAAAGACATGAGGGGCCACCTCTGCCACCTCTCAGGCTCCGCCTCTCAGTGCCCAGTCTGAGCTTCCTCAGAAGAGGGTCCTCATTACCCTTGGATCCAAGGCTAGAAACATGGATCTCAGGGGATTAGGCGGAAGGCCACTTCCCCTCCTGCTCTCTGTCCTTAAGCCAGGTCAGCCCTCCCAGAGTGGAGCATTTGTCAAGCACATGATGACTGGGTGCACCAGGCTGGGCCCACTCCCACCAGTAGGGGAGTCTGGATATCCAAGAAGGGTTGCCCGTCTGTTTCAGTGAGTTGGGAGATCAGAATAATGCTGGAGTTTGACTGTGGTCAAGACTGTACAGCACCTGTGCTCACGGTTGGGAGGGTCAGAGGGGACAAGGCACATGGAATCAGGGCAGTGTGCTGGTGTGCCCAGTGTGCTGGCCTGGCCTGGCTTCCCACCCA contains these protein-coding regions:
- the Bgn gene encoding biglycan is translated as MRSLWLLTALLTLSQALPFEQKGFWDFTLDDGMLMMNDEEASGADTTSGAPDLDSLTPTFSAMCPFGCHCHLRVVQCSDLGLKTVPKEISPDTTLLDLQNNDISELRKDDFKGLQHLYALVLVNNKISKIHEKAFSPLRKLQKLYISKNHLVEIPPNLPSSLVELRIHDNRIRKVPKGVFSGLRNMNCIEMGGNPLENSGFEPGAFDGLKLNYLRISEAKLTGIPKDLPETLNELHLDHNKIQAIELEDLLRYSKLYRLGLGHNQIRMIENGSLSFLPTLRELHLDNNKLSRVPAGLPDLKLLQVVYLHSNNITKVGVNDFCPVGFGVKRAYYNGISLFNNPVPYWEVQPATFRCVTDRLAIQFGNYKK